One region of Natronorubrum aibiense genomic DNA includes:
- a CDS encoding DUF5814 domain-containing protein yields the protein MAITDKIYVKNHRQLSSQLETNIPKGAFKGATLDMLFQGEGLEKLDAATRERVLDFTQDFLDCGCDNNPYCGCPERKFIQYLLELRAQGLGPDAIVDVMTDDYMVYAYPGDVLSFLDDAVRTLEAAEALARVEGADEQYDEIRREKQALTR from the coding sequence GTGGCTATCACCGACAAAATCTACGTCAAAAATCACCGCCAGCTCAGCTCCCAGCTCGAGACGAACATCCCGAAGGGAGCGTTCAAGGGGGCGACGCTCGACATGCTCTTTCAGGGCGAGGGCCTCGAGAAACTCGACGCGGCGACCAGAGAGCGCGTGCTCGATTTCACGCAGGACTTTCTGGACTGTGGCTGTGACAACAACCCCTACTGTGGCTGTCCGGAGCGCAAATTCATCCAGTACCTCCTCGAACTCCGCGCACAGGGGCTCGGCCCGGACGCGATCGTCGACGTGATGACCGACGACTACATGGTCTATGCCTACCCCGGCGACGTGCTCTCGTTTCTCGACGACGCCGTGCGGACGCTCGAGGCGGCCGAAGCGCTCGCTCGTGTCGAAGGCGCAGACGAGCAGTACGACGAGATCCGACGCGAAAAACAGGCGCTGACGCGATAG
- a CDS encoding aldo/keto reductase yields MSSSTIENESDTFEIGETTVHRLGFGAMRLCGESIIGPPADEAAAHEVLEHAVEFGVDFIDTADSYGPGVSERLIGEAIGDPEDVLIATKAGLLRNHSGEWIAHGEPDYIRNQVLASLDRLRTDSIDLYQFHRPDPDTPFEESVQTFAELKDDGLVEQVGLSNVSVEQLETARQHVDVATVQNRFNLGDRSNSDVLEACTNSDIGFIPWAPIDGDDLADHGDLLDEIAGEHDASHRQVALAWLLERSDVILPIPGTSDPAHLEANVAASQLSLSDDEVQRLTDAGV; encoded by the coding sequence GTGAGCAGTTCGACAATCGAAAACGAAAGCGATACGTTCGAGATCGGCGAGACGACCGTTCACCGCCTCGGCTTTGGGGCGATGCGACTCTGTGGCGAGTCGATCATCGGTCCACCGGCGGACGAAGCGGCTGCCCACGAGGTTCTCGAGCACGCCGTCGAGTTCGGTGTCGACTTCATCGATACCGCCGACTCCTACGGCCCCGGCGTCAGTGAACGACTCATCGGCGAGGCGATCGGCGATCCCGAGGACGTCCTGATTGCGACGAAAGCAGGACTCCTGCGAAACCACAGCGGCGAGTGGATCGCCCACGGCGAGCCCGATTACATCCGAAATCAGGTGCTGGCTTCACTCGACCGACTGCGAACGGACAGCATCGACCTCTACCAGTTCCACCGACCTGATCCCGACACGCCGTTCGAGGAGTCCGTCCAGACGTTTGCCGAACTCAAAGACGACGGCCTCGTCGAGCAGGTCGGACTGAGCAACGTCTCCGTCGAGCAACTCGAGACGGCCCGCCAGCACGTCGACGTCGCGACCGTTCAGAACCGGTTCAATCTGGGTGATCGCTCGAACAGCGACGTGCTCGAGGCGTGTACGAACTCCGACATCGGCTTCATTCCGTGGGCACCGATCGACGGCGATGACCTTGCCGACCACGGCGACCTGCTCGATGAAATCGCCGGCGAACACGACGCCAGCCACCGACAGGTTGCGTTGGCGTGGCTCCTCGAACGATCGGACGTAATCCTCCCGATTCCGGGGACGTCGGATCCAGCCCATCTCGAGGCGAACGTCGCCGCCTCACAGCTCTCGCTTTCCGACGACGAGGTGCAACGGCTGACCGACGCAGGAGTGTGA
- a CDS encoding DUF7344 domain-containing protein encodes MGALTSNQEVQELSADTILELLANRRRRYLLYALRGQEDPIELSTLAEQVAGWEHDVPPDEVAKNEYKSVYVSSVQCHVPKLADAGVVDHDEDNHTVVLAENFAQLEPYLRVVVKDEPENSTLHTALETESGDGLLGQIRENVARLKH; translated from the coding sequence ATGGGAGCACTTACCTCTAATCAAGAAGTGCAAGAACTCTCTGCCGACACCATCCTCGAGTTGCTCGCGAACCGTCGGCGGCGATATCTCCTCTACGCGCTTCGTGGGCAAGAAGATCCGATCGAGCTGTCGACGCTGGCCGAGCAGGTTGCCGGCTGGGAGCACGACGTCCCACCGGATGAAGTCGCGAAAAACGAGTACAAGAGTGTCTACGTCTCGTCGGTCCAGTGTCACGTCCCAAAGCTCGCCGATGCGGGTGTCGTCGACCACGACGAAGACAACCACACTGTCGTCCTCGCGGAGAACTTCGCCCAACTCGAGCCCTACCTCCGCGTCGTCGTCAAGGACGAACCCGAAAACTCCACGCTGCATACTGCCCTCGAGACGGAATCCGGCGACGGCCTCCTCGGCCAAATCCGAGAGAACGTCGCTCGGCTCAAACACTAA